The region GCATGATCGGCTCGCACAGCGACTCGATCCTCGCCGATGCGTGGGTAAAGGGATTGCATGGCTTCGATCTCAAGGACGCCTATGCCGCCGTGCGCAAGAACGCGACCGAGAATGATGCCCAGGGCTGGGCCGGCCGTGACCACCTCAACGAGTACCTCGCCAAGAGCTACATCCCCATGGATGCGCGCAAGGAGGCCGCGACTTCCTGCACTCTGGAATACGCCTACGATGACTACTGCGTCTCCCGCCTCGCCAAGGCGATGGACCGGCAGGATGACTTCAAGCTCTTCAGCGAGCGTGCCCGCAACTATCACAACGTGTGGGACCCGCAGACCGGCTTCATGCGCGGCAAGATGGCGGACGGCTCGTGGAATGAACCTTTCGATCCGCTCGCCTGGGGTGGGGCCTATGTGGAAGGCAATGCGTGGCAATGGACGTGGTCGGTGATGCACGACCCCTATGGACTGATGAAGCTGCTAGGCGGACGCGAAGCGATGGCGAAGAAGCTCGACGACCTCCTGTCCATGCCGACGACCTCGGTAGTCGGTAGCTATGGCCACAAGATCCACGAGATGCGTGAGGTCGAGCACGCGAAGATGGGCCAATACGCGCATGTCAACGAGCCCTGCCATCACGTGCTCTACTTCTACAACCACGCCCGCCAGCCGTGGAAGACGCAAGCGGCTGTGCGACGCGTGATGGATGAGCTCTACGATCGCAATGGCATGATCGGCGACGAGGACACCGGCCAGATGTCCGCGTGGTACGTTTTCAATGCGGCCGGGTTCTATCCCTTCTGCCCGGGCAATCCGAACTACCTGATTGGCAGCCCGCTGTTCCAGGAAACGGCGATCCAGCTCACCGGAGGCAAAACCTTCACGGTGCGCGCCGCAAACAACAGCCCGCAGAACCGCTACATCCAATCGGCAAAGCTCAATGGCAAGCCCTTCACCAAGAACTGGCTGTCGCACGAGACCATCGTCGCAGGCGGCACGCTCGAGTTCGAGATGGGTAGCCAGCCGAACGAAGCGTGGGGTAGCGGCGAGGGTGATGCTCCGCCGGACGAATGGCAGTAAGCCTTACACCTTTAGCGTGCCCTCAATGGAGTCGTCGAGCGTCTTTCCAATGGCGGCTCCGATGAGGATCTTGATGCCGGCGATGGCATTGCCGTGTTTGGTGTCCCAGTAGTAGCCTTCAACGGGCTCTACTTGGATCACGGTGATGCGCGGGTCATCCTTGCCTTCGGTGAACCATGTGCGGATCGCAGGCTCCCACAGCTCCTCGATCTTGGAGTGATCCCTGCTGATCGTCGCGCGGCCCTTCAAGTGCAGGAAGTCCGAGTGGGTCGAAGCTTGGAAGTAGAGCTCCACGGTGGGTAGTGCGCTGAGTTCCTCATTCTTGTGGCTTTCACAGGAGCTGAGGAACCAGAGGTTCCCGTGCTCATCCACCTGCCGCACATTCATCGGCCGCGTGTCGGTCGTGCCGTTCGGGGCCATGGTTGAAAAGAAGCAGTTCGGCGACTTGCCGACGATCTCCTGGATCTTCGCCACCGCATCGAGACCGCGAAGGTCTTCATGGGTGTCTTCCGGTTGGTTCTCGTGGATGGAGTTCATGGAAAATGATTTCGGGTTAGAGCGCTCGCCTTGGAGACGAAAAGCCCATCCTACAAAGGGACGCATGAACCCGTCCTTGTCCAACGAAAGCGATTCCGTGTTCCCCTGTTCTCTATTCCACCTTCACTGATGCGTGAGCGATTGAGAGATTCGGGAAGTTATCCCGAGCGAAGGCGTAGATCTTGGTCGGACCGGTTTCCTTCGGAAGCTGCACCTTGTAAAAGCCGGGCTTGCTGCCGGGTTCGTACTTCAGCGGCTTGGCTGCGTCGCGACGTGCACGGTCGCCGATCCGCTGGTTGTAGTAGAAGCTGACTTCGACGGGATTGTTCTCCTTGTCGATCACATCGAGCCGGACATCGATCCACTCGCCGGGTTTGCGTGGCTTGTCGGGATCGCGCAGCAGGAAGGTATCGATGACCGGCGGCTGATTGACCGGATCCTTTCCGGTGAAGGCCTTGCGGGCGCCCCAGTAGCTGGGGCGGTAGGCGTCGTTGATGAAGAAATCGAGCCAGATGCCGGGGTGGCTGAGCTGGTTGCCGAAGTTGAAGAGGAATCCGCCGGCAAATTGGTCGCCGGATTGTTTCTGCACGTCCGGCCAACCCTTCGCAAAGATCTCGTACTTCTGCTCGTCCTTTGGCTCGGGCCTCACGCCATTGGAATCCGGCTTCAACTCCCACTCGCCGGTCGCGCCGAATTCGCCGAGGAAAAACGGCTTCTTCACGCCGAGCTTCTTCAGCTCTCCCGGCACGGCAAAGACGGCGTAGCCATAGACGTTGATGCCATAGAGATCGAGCGACGGGCAGTGCTTCTCCCAATACGGCACATCGCTGGTCCACGCGGAAACGGAAGCCACCGGGTGATTGGGATCGAGCTGCTTGATCGACTTGCAAACCGTTTCGAGATACTTCGCGTAGGCTTCCTTCTCCGGCTCGGTGGCAATGTTCAGCGTGACCTCATTGCCCACGCCCCAGCCGAGCACTGCGGGGTGATCCTTGAACTTCTTCACCGCATTCAGGGCCGTCTCCATCTGCGCCTGCTTGCCCTTTTCGTCGGTGAGCCAGTTGAAGCTGTCGTCGCCTTCCGCACCGGGGCGGCCGTGGCGCATCCAGATGCCCAGCAGCACCTTCATGTGATGCTGCTCCGCGAGATCGAGCAGGGTCTTGGTGGTATCGCCCGTGCCCCAGGTGCGGAGCGCGTTCACCTCCAGCTCGGCCATTTTCTTGAAATCCTCCGGCTTCGGCTTGTCGGCATAGGTGATGCCGTGAATTTGGAACGGCTTGCCGCCGACCTGTAGCTGGCCGTCGGACACGGTGACGGTTTCGCCCCCGACTGCGGGGAGAGCAAAAAGGAGGGCGGCCAGGGAGGCACGGAGGATGGGAGAGATCATGCGAGTTTCGTGGGTTGTGCAGGAAAGACGTGCCCTCCGCACGCTTTATTGCATAAAATTGCATTTCTCTGGACCAAGCCCCACCGACCGGTTCAGGGAATCGCCTCGACGAGGGATCTTACTTTGTCTAAATGTCTGGGTCTCATTACCTAACCGACGAAAGCCGGAGGTTGCCGGCCCAACCCGTCGGTGGGTCCAACCCATGCCCTCCCCAAATTCCTCGATTCAACCGGGTAACGCCGCGGTTCCATTCCGTCCTGCATTCGGACTCATTCCAGCGCTTCTGGCGCTCGCCTGCAATACGGCCCACGCACTTGATCGAACCTGGATCGGCGGGGATGCCAATTGGGCTGACGGGGGCTCGATCACCAATTGGAGTCCGAACGACGAACCTGATTCAGACGATGTTGCCATCTTCACCAGCCCAAACCTCGTCAATCTTAGCTCCAACAATCTGATCGCCGGTCTCATGCTTTCAGGCTCGGGCGAGCTCTACACCAATTCCTTCGATCTGACGGTTGATGGACTTGTGCAATTGGACGGTGCCAGCCTGATCATCGGCGGTAACACATCGTCGCTCAACGCCGACAACCTCACACTGAACGGCAACGGCTACTTCGAGTTGCAAGGAGGCAACTTGACGCTCGACGAAGAGGTGGGATCCAGCGTGCTGGATATGAACGCCAGCAGCAGCTTCATCGGCAATGGCACGGTGAACTTCGTGGACCTGCCGGGAGCCGTTACCTCCCAGTGGGTCAATGATGGCACCCTGACCGCGCTATCGGCCCCGCTGATCATTTTCGGGGCACCGGTGGTGGGGACGCTTTCGATCTCCAGTTCCAGCGCGAATGCACGCATCGACCTCGACGGCCTCAGCGGAGCTGGCGCGGTGAATGTCAACCGGAACCAGACCCTGGACCTGAACATCCCGCTGCTGGACACCTTCGATGGAACCATCGGCATGTTCCAGAACACGACCTTCGACTCCGCGGCGGCGTGGACCATGTCCAGCGGTACCTTCACCGTGGACAATGGCGCCGTTCCCGCGGTTTTCCCCAATCCCGCCGTTCCCGCCGGGGTGGCCATCGTCAGCGGGGGGGCCTTCACGCTCACCGGCGGCACGATCAGCGTGACTGATGCCGACGGCACGCTGCAGATCGACAGCGGCTTCAATCTTTCCGGCACCGGCACGCTTTCCAACAACGGAACCGTCATTCTCAATGGCACCTCGACCATTGCCTACGCCGCCGGCTACTCGCCCGCATCGTCGTCGCTCCTCAAGATTTCCGGAAGCACGACGGTGAACGAGGCCGCCGGGAACTTCAATTGGGACGGCACCGGCATCGCGTCCACCACGGTGCTCGGCACCGGCTTGCTCTCCATTACCGCCAATCAGGTCGATACCACCGACAATGTCTACGGCGGCACCCTCACCTTGCAGGACAATTCCGATGTCTCGGTCAACGTCGTCGCCAACCTGTGGACCATGGCGGGAACCCTCCATAAGCAAAATGCCGGCAACTCGACCATCAGCGGCGACGCGATGAACGTCACCGGTAGCGTGGTGGTGGATGCCGGCCTGCTTGCCACGCCCGTGACGACGCTATCGCCCGGCGCGAATGTCACCGTCAATGGCGGCATCCTGTCCCTCGGCGGTGGCTCGGTGCTTGCAGGACCCACTTCCATCACCGGTGCGGGCACGATGCGCCTGCTCGGAACCTCGACGGTCACGGCGAATACCACCGTCGATATGAGTACTTTCGACTGGGACGGCTCGGGTACAGGCACTCTTCATACGATCAATGACGGCGTCGTTTTCACCATCAGCACCAGCACCTTCGACGATGACGGCGACATGGATGACCCGATCAACATCGGCGGCATTGGCGGAACGCTTGCGGTGAACAAAGTGCCGAGCTGGACGATGACCCGCACGCTCACCACCAACACCGCGGTATCCGGCATCACCTCGCTCAACGGCAGCTCCCGTCTGATCATGAGCGGGGCCAGTGCAATCTTAAGTGCCAACGGACAGACATCGGTCAACGCACCGCTCACCTTCGGCGCATCCTCCACCACCAACATCGCGGCTGCCGGATTCGTGCGGCTGAACGGCGGCGACAACGTGGCAAACTTGAATCGCATCGAAGGCGGGGTCATCAACGGCCCCGGACCGCTGGTCGCTATCAACACCCGCGTGCTGGATGGCTTCGGCACCATCAACGCTCCTGTCACCTTCCAGAATTCCACCTCGCTGCGGGCCAATGACGGAACGCTCACCGTCAACGGTGCCATCAACGAAGCGAACACCATCGGCACCTCCGACAACGATGGCATCCTCAACGTGGTCAACGCGTGGAATACCAACGTAGCCGCCAATGTGACCCTCAAGGGCGGCACCCTTCAAGGGGGTGCCATGACGGTCGCGAATATCAATGGCATCAACGGTCACGGCACCGTCACCGCAAGAGTCGTCAACAACACCAGGCTCGTCGCATCGGACGCAAGCACGACGCTGATCTTCCAAACCGCCGCCAACGACAACGACTGGGACGGGGGAAGCAATGCCGGACAGCTGTTCGCCCAGAATGGCACTCTGGAAGTACGCGACAACGCGACCTTCACCTTCGGCGGCACCGTGAACGCCAGCAGCGGAGGCAAGGTCTACGCCAGTGGCTTCGGCTTCAACATGGGTGCGGCTTCCTCCATCCTGCTCAGCCAAGGCACCTTCCAGACCGACGAGTCGACCCAGATCAATGGCACAGTGACCGTGAACGGGGCCTCGCCGTCGACGATCCAGGTACAGGTCAATCGGTTCCTCGACTTCAAGACGGGAAGCAACACCACCCTCAATCAGAACCTGACGCTGCTGGGCAACAATATCAGCATCGAGGCTGGTGCCATCTTCTCCGGCAACGGAGCGATCGTGCTCCCCGCCGGCAATCACCTGATCCTGGAAGCGGGTGAGAATGCGAATGTCCTGCTCGATATGCGAGGCAGCTTCCGTCCGTCGGGCTTCGAAACCATCGGACAGGTCACGGTGAAGGACTTCCAAGAGGCCGCCACCAGCGATCTCCTCATTGAACTCACCGGCACCGGCCTCAACCAATACGACCGCGTGTCGGTCAATGGCATCGCGGAAATCGATGGCCACCTCGACATCGACATCGACGGTGGCTTTGTCCCGGCCCTGGGCAACACCTTCAACATCCTCTCCGCCAGCGGTGGAGTGGTCGGGCACTTCGACTCGCTGTCCGTGAGCGGCACGCCGGCCGGACTGACCTTCAAGATCAACTATCTGCCGACCATCGTGCAGGTGGAGGTGATCTCCGGCACGGAGTTCGAAACCTGGATCAACCTTTTCACCTCGATCACCAATCCCGCCGACCGGCTGAGAACAGCGGATCCCGATCACGATGGCATGAACAATCTCGTCGAGTTCGCTTTGGATGGTGATCCGACGACCGGCAAGCCAAGCGGAAAAGTCGTCGCCAAGATCGCCCCCGTGAGCGGCGTGAACGCGCTGACGCTCACCTTCCCGGTTCGCTACGCCAATGAATTCTACGATCCACCGGGCGGTGAGTTCCGCATGATCGGGCTAACGACTCCGACGCTCTATTACAAGGCGCAGGCGACTGACGATTTTGTCAGCTACCCCCTCACGGTGGATCGGCTGACTGGTGCCGATGCCACCGCCATCCAAGCCGGGCTGCCGATGTTGAGCCCGGGGTGGACCTACACCACCTGCCGCAGCCCCGGCCCGGTCGCAGGCGATCCGAGGGAGTTCATGCGGCTCGATATTTCCGAGGGTACGTTCCCGCCGCCGTAGGGCGACCTGCTAGATCCGCACCCCCGCGAGTTTGTCGGGGTTGCGGACGATGTAGACGGCCTTCACCTTCCCTTCTTCAAGGGCGAAAGTCATGGCGCTCAGATTCCCGTCGCCACCGCGTACGAGAACCCCGGGCGAGCCATTGATGCGGACGAAGCGCGCGGGTGGCGGGCCATCGGTGTGGAAACGGCGCAGGCCGATGAACATGCGGGCGATGCGATCCGGGCCGAGGATGGGCAGCAGTGCCGCGCGCACCTTGCCGCCGCCGTCGCTGTAGAGCACGGCGTCATCGGTAAGCTTCGCGATGAGTTCCGCGAGTTCGCCGGTCTGGGTGGCTTGGACGAATTCGCGGACCAGGCGTTCGGCTTCCTCGGTTGCGGTCGGGGTGTGATCCGGCGCTTTGTCGAATCGTGCCTTGGCCCGTGAAACGATTTGCCGGCAGCTGGCTGCCGACTTTCCCACGATGGCGGCGATGGCTTCGTAGTCGTAGCCGAAGGCTTCGCGCAGCAGGAACACGGCGCGCTCAACGGGAGCCAGCTCCTCCAGCAACATCATGAACGCAACACCCAGCGAGTCCGCCAGCGCGGAATCGTCGGAAGGATCGCCGGGCAGGTCTTCTAACAAAGGCTCCGGCAGCCAGATGCCGACGTATTCCTCGCGTTGCCGACGGGCGAGCCGGAGTTGGTCGATGCACAGGCGGGTGATGGTGGTGGTCAGCCACGCCTGTGGTTCGCGGATTTCAGAGGTGTCCGCGCGATGCCAGCGCAGCATGGTTTCCTGGACCATGTCCTCCGCATCCGCCACGCGGCCGAGCATGCGGTAGGCGATGTGGAAGAGCAGGCGGCGATGGTTCTCGGGATCGCTCATGTGAGGCAGAGAGAGGAGAGAAGAACCACGGAATACGCTGAAAACACGGAAATGAGAATGCGGGGGAGGACAGATTCCCTTTCCGTGTGTTCCGAGTATTCCGTGGTTCTCGTCAGCACTGATCAGGCGGCAGGTTCGACGGGAAGGCGGAAGCCGACGCCGAAACGATTCCACGCATTGATGGTCGCGATGGCGAGAGTGATCCAGGTCACCTGCTCTTCGCTGAAGTGCTCGCGGATGCCGGCGAAGTCCTCATCGCTCACATGCCCGCCCGGCAGGCGGGTGAGCTTCTCGGTCCACTCGATGACCGCGCGCTCGGCCGGCGTGTAAAGGTGCGCTGCTTCACGCCATGCGGAGAGCAAGTGCAGGCGCTGGGCGCTGATGCCCGCCTTCACGCCGTCATTGAAGTGCATGTTCATGCAGTAGGCGCAGCCATTGATCTGGGAGGCGCGCATTTTGATGAACTCGAATTGCACGGGATCGATGCCCGAGGTTTTCAGCGCTTGTTCAAGGCCAAGCATCGCCTTCATCGCTCCCGGAGCGACTTTCCAGTGTTCGATCCGGGCCTTGGTGGTGTCGGTTGTGGTTTCCATACATGCGGGATGACGGGGCAGGCGGGCGGTTTGTGACAGGATGGCGAAAAAATTTCACTCTGTCCCGGATGAGGCCGCTCAGCGCCCATTTGACCGCGAGAATCGGATTGCGTGCGCTTCGGGCGAATCCCACATTCCCTCTGATAGATTCCTCAATTCCGCCGCCATATGCATATCATCCTGAGATCCCTGCTGTTCGGAATGTTCGTCGCGCTTTCAAATGCGGAGGAGGCAACCAAGGAGAATACGCGGGGTCTGCCGATGATGACGTGGTTTCATCCGACCCTGGAACCCGGACTGGCAGGCATGACCTTGCTCTGCAAGGTGGTCTCCGTTTCGAAAGGCGAGCGTTACAATAGCCCCTACTGGGATTTGCGACTTCGCATCGAGGAACCGATCTTCGTCCACGAGCACTACAAGAAGCGGCTTGAAGGAATCCGCTTCCTCGATTCCGGCGACTTCAGGAAGAAGAGGGTCGGTGACCAGATCATCGTCTTTGCCGGGGGCGAGCCTTATGACGGAAACGATTTTCTCATCCCGTGCTGGAGTGGCACCAATTCCGATCTCGGCATCGCATTGCCTTCCGATGACGATTCGAAGAGTGCAAACGACGCTCTTCTCGAGTCGTTGCGCGACCTGGGAAAGAATCCCCGCAAGCTCAAGGCCGAGGACTTCACAGCCTTCGCAGTCTTTTGTCCGAAGGGAGTTGCCGAACACTTCATCATGGAATTGCGCATGAAGGAAATGCGCGAGGACGGCACCATCGAATCCGACAACGCCAAGCAAGACGGGGAGAAGGAACCTGCAACTCCTTCCGAGAAGAAGTAGCCCTTGGTATCCGTGACGCATGGATCGCTAGCGACGGGGATCCGGCGACCCGTAGATTGGCGAGGGCACGTGCGGATGCCGGGCAACCCACGCGTCCTCCGCCTTCACGCACTCCGGACAGATCGGAGAAGGACCGCCACGGTAGCTATGGCCGTCGGGAATATTGCAGCCGACGTAGGGGAAGTGCTTCTCCTTGGCATCGAAGTAGGGCTTCGCCTCGGGGTGATAGCCGTTGTCCTCGATGCCGGTCAGAGGAGTCTCCCGCATGCGCTTCTCGACCGTGGGCACGTGGTGGATCTCGCACAGGTGGGGAGCCTCAGAAGGCTCGCTTGCCAAAGGAACCTGAGCACACCCGCCGAATAACGCGGCGAAGACGAACAAGGATGCCAATCGGACCCAAAGCATGCGCCATGGGACCGTCGAAGTCTTTCCTCCACAAGACGAATTCGAGGAGAGATGTTACGCATTCAAAAAGCTCTGCCCAATTCCGCTATCGCTGCTAAACGTGCAATCGACGTTCTGCCAGAAAAACGAATGACCATGAAGACTTGCTACATGTGCCACGAACCCGGGGTGAGCAAAGAACATGTTCCGCCTCGCTGCATTTTCCCCGAGACGAAGGATGTGCAGGAAAATCTTCGGCAAAATCTGATAACGGTGCCGTCGTGCGACCTGCACAATTCTCAGAAATCTGACGATGACGCCTTCCTTTTAGTCAGCTTAGCCGGCATAATCGGCAACAACTCAATCGGATACAGACAGAAGATCACTAAGGTCAACAGAGCGCTGAAACGTAGTGCTTTTCGCCTTCTTCATGAATCCCTGAGCAATCCGCGTATTGAGCTGTTGGAATACGGCCCGAACCAATTCGTTGATGTGATTTGGGGCACACCGGATTATGATCGTCTCTCCACTTGCTTTGATAGGATTGCCCGCGGACTCCACTTTCACCACTTCGGAACGAAATTCACCGGAAGAACGCGCACTCTTTTGGGATATACTGCCAACCCGAAAGCCAATC is a window of Luteolibacter sp. Y139 DNA encoding:
- a CDS encoding RNA polymerase sigma-70 factor, which translates into the protein MSDPENHRRLLFHIAYRMLGRVADAEDMVQETMLRWHRADTSEIREPQAWLTTTITRLCIDQLRLARRQREEYVGIWLPEPLLEDLPGDPSDDSALADSLGVAFMMLLEELAPVERAVFLLREAFGYDYEAIAAIVGKSAASCRQIVSRAKARFDKAPDHTPTATEEAERLVREFVQATQTGELAELIAKLTDDAVLYSDGGGKVRAALLPILGPDRIARMFIGLRRFHTDGPPPARFVRINGSPGVLVRGGDGNLSAMTFALEEGKVKAVYIVRNPDKLAGVRI
- a CDS encoding carboxymuconolactone decarboxylase family protein, with translation METTTDTTKARIEHWKVAPGAMKAMLGLEQALKTSGIDPVQFEFIKMRASQINGCAYCMNMHFNDGVKAGISAQRLHLLSAWREAAHLYTPAERAVIEWTEKLTRLPGGHVSDEDFAGIREHFSEEQVTWITLAIATINAWNRFGVGFRLPVEPAA
- a CDS encoding beta strand repeat-containing protein, whose product is MPSPNSSIQPGNAAVPFRPAFGLIPALLALACNTAHALDRTWIGGDANWADGGSITNWSPNDEPDSDDVAIFTSPNLVNLSSNNLIAGLMLSGSGELYTNSFDLTVDGLVQLDGASLIIGGNTSSLNADNLTLNGNGYFELQGGNLTLDEEVGSSVLDMNASSSFIGNGTVNFVDLPGAVTSQWVNDGTLTALSAPLIIFGAPVVGTLSISSSSANARIDLDGLSGAGAVNVNRNQTLDLNIPLLDTFDGTIGMFQNTTFDSAAAWTMSSGTFTVDNGAVPAVFPNPAVPAGVAIVSGGAFTLTGGTISVTDADGTLQIDSGFNLSGTGTLSNNGTVILNGTSTIAYAAGYSPASSSLLKISGSTTVNEAAGNFNWDGTGIASTTVLGTGLLSITANQVDTTDNVYGGTLTLQDNSDVSVNVVANLWTMAGTLHKQNAGNSTISGDAMNVTGSVVVDAGLLATPVTTLSPGANVTVNGGILSLGGGSVLAGPTSITGAGTMRLLGTSTVTANTTVDMSTFDWDGSGTGTLHTINDGVVFTISTSTFDDDGDMDDPINIGGIGGTLAVNKVPSWTMTRTLTTNTAVSGITSLNGSSRLIMSGASAILSANGQTSVNAPLTFGASSTTNIAAAGFVRLNGGDNVANLNRIEGGVINGPGPLVAINTRVLDGFGTINAPVTFQNSTSLRANDGTLTVNGAINEANTIGTSDNDGILNVVNAWNTNVAANVTLKGGTLQGGAMTVANINGINGHGTVTARVVNNTRLVASDASTTLIFQTAANDNDWDGGSNAGQLFAQNGTLEVRDNATFTFGGTVNASSGGKVYASGFGFNMGAASSILLSQGTFQTDESTQINGTVTVNGASPSTIQVQVNRFLDFKTGSNTTLNQNLTLLGNNISIEAGAIFSGNGAIVLPAGNHLILEAGENANVLLDMRGSFRPSGFETIGQVTVKDFQEAATSDLLIELTGTGLNQYDRVSVNGIAEIDGHLDIDIDGGFVPALGNTFNILSASGGVVGHFDSLSVSGTPAGLTFKINYLPTIVQVEVISGTEFETWINLFTSITNPADRLRTADPDHDGMNNLVEFALDGDPTTGKPSGKVVAKIAPVSGVNALTLTFPVRYANEFYDPPGGEFRMIGLTTPTLYYKAQATDDFVSYPLTVDRLTGADATAIQAGLPMLSPGWTYTTCRSPGPVAGDPREFMRLDISEGTFPPP
- a CDS encoding glycoside hydrolase family 2 TIM barrel-domain containing protein, which translates into the protein MISPILRASLAALLFALPAVGGETVTVSDGQLQVGGKPFQIHGITYADKPKPEDFKKMAELEVNALRTWGTGDTTKTLLDLAEQHHMKVLLGIWMRHGRPGAEGDDSFNWLTDEKGKQAQMETALNAVKKFKDHPAVLGWGVGNEVTLNIATEPEKEAYAKYLETVCKSIKQLDPNHPVASVSAWTSDVPYWEKHCPSLDLYGINVYGYAVFAVPGELKKLGVKKPFFLGEFGATGEWELKPDSNGVRPEPKDEQKYEIFAKGWPDVQKQSGDQFAGGFLFNFGNQLSHPGIWLDFFINDAYRPSYWGARKAFTGKDPVNQPPVIDTFLLRDPDKPRKPGEWIDVRLDVIDKENNPVEVSFYYNQRIGDRARRDAAKPLKYEPGSKPGFYKVQLPKETGPTKIYAFARDNFPNLSIAHASVKVE
- a CDS encoding pyridoxamine 5'-phosphate oxidase family protein produces the protein MNSIHENQPEDTHEDLRGLDAVAKIQEIVGKSPNCFFSTMAPNGTTDTRPMNVRQVDEHGNLWFLSSCESHKNEELSALPTVELYFQASTHSDFLHLKGRATISRDHSKIEELWEPAIRTWFTEGKDDPRITVIQVEPVEGYYWDTKHGNAIAGIKILIGAAIGKTLDDSIEGTLKV